One genomic window of Choristoneura fumiferana chromosome 14, NRCan_CFum_1, whole genome shotgun sequence includes the following:
- the LOC141434696 gene encoding carbonyl reductase [NADPH] 1-like, whose amino-acid sequence MVTKVAVVTGANKGIGFAIVRGLCKRFKGEVYLTSRDETRGKSAVQELEKEGLFPKFHQLDITSIKSVKVFRDYVKEKYGGIDILVNNAAIAFKSAATEPVAVQAEQTLFVNYFSLLSTCEVLFPILRDGAKVVNISSSCGHLSQIPSVALRNKFKDENLTVEQLSDLMNQYIEAARQGTQAPEWGNSSYVVSKVGVTALTKIHQRMYDNRNLQINAVHPGYVATDMSSHKGPLSIDEGAAAPLWVALDADLRGAYVWCDSRVVDWDGEKPEG is encoded by the exons ATGGTTACCAAGGTAGCAGTAGTGACCGGTGCAAATAAAGGAATCGGCTTTGCTATCGTACGCGGCCTCTGCAAGCGGTTCAAGGGTGAAGTTTATCTTACATCCCGCGATGAAACTCGAGGCAAGAGCGCCGTGCAAGAACTTGAAAAAGAAGGTTTATTTCCTAAATTTCACCAGTTAGATATCACTAGTATCAAGAGCGTTAAAGTTTTCCGCGACTACGTTAAAGAAAAGTACGGTGGTATCGATATTTTGGTCAACAACGCCGCTATTGCGTTTAAAAGTGCTGCGACTGAGCCAGTTGCCGTGCAAGCGGAGCAAACTTTGTTTGTCAACTACTTCAGCTTGCTGTCAACTTGTGAGGTCTTATTCCCTATACTCAGAGACGGGGCCAAAGTAGTTAACATCTCGAGCTCTTGTGGTCACTTGTCACAGATTCCCAGTGTGGCCCTACGAAACAAGTTTAAGGATGAGAATCTCACTGTGGAGCAGTTGTCTGACTTGATGAATCAGTATATTGAAGCGGCAAGGCAGGGAACACAGGCACCGGAATGGGGCAACTCTTCATATGTGGTGTCCAAAGTCGGTGTAACAGCACTGACTAAAATTCATCAAAGAATGTATGATAATCGCA ACTTGCAAATAAACGCGGTGCATCCAGGTTACGTGGCCACGGACATGTCCTCCCACAAGGGTCCTCTGTCCATCGACGAGGGCGCCGCGGCGCCGCTCTGGGTCGCTCTGGACGCCGACTTGCGCGGCGCTTACGTCTGGTGCGACAGTCGGGTCGTGGACTGGGACGGCGAGAAGCCGGAAGGCTAA
- the LOC141434694 gene encoding LOW QUALITY PROTEIN: uncharacterized protein (The sequence of the model RefSeq protein was modified relative to this genomic sequence to represent the inferred CDS: deleted 1 base in 1 codon) has product MGNKRKLFGIKKHSNVKVTRAALKRQITEQPETAIKRRKIEHAKTSPVHETSISPNTEDIMENDIYSALIDDLQTCKIGNEIPVTEQLDTVSINSRGMIEQDIDEIEQDLHKTPSEDFNFIIEPNSTTSPPFVIEGRRIIDFNYFMDQIKAMSAHNPGLGCALSNMEITKEQLVGLQSVTHFKCNMCNQSFAINSCANHQEMTVSHAAVTGSILIGCGRTNLNELLTSMDLPTLNGRLYNKCHNDVSDWWATAAEHSMKEAAKEEAQIAAECGDTINGIPAITVVADACWSKRSYRTNYSAASGAAAIIGYKTGKVLHMAVKNKYCTICARSVAKNQSPPTHQCNRNHTGSSTSMEQVSIVEGFKTSVATHNLIYATLIADGDASTYKKILESRPYSNVQVQKIECSNHLLRNYCSKLMQLQKDTSIPLPERKLLPMEKITRLRTAVRAAARFRKAQHTNESEKIINLKNDILNSPKHVLGDHSACENYYCTEERRTEENLVPLAKTLFRKLSALASQMALNSKSLLYDVNNNRAEQFNSIVAKHVGGKRINFSLKKSYTARCHAAVVSFNTGKPLTCLYKTNFEKSPKKSIKDLELKRCERNRRRNRRPGIKKKIVFRSDKNDYGESCQKPDMTPEQYETAKDLFLQNLKDLVEKRHEVERDTILQAESTLWLELRRSLLTASSFSKVCKRRPNTNSAPLVKSLVYSYSLGNVAAVKYGKTNETVAIKQLEKQEGVNVQKCGLFIDSEHFFLGASPDGLFEEGIVEIKCPYSARNTTPDPEQAIIDKKIKFWKTDGTVNTNHDWYYQIQGQLHISQKNVCLFAVWTGAEFRLKSIKINKDDQFWTNNMEPKLIRFYQNCLLPELVDGRKSRTMPIRNILS; this is encoded by the exons atgggaaataaacgaaaattatttggtataaaaaaacacagtaaCGTTAAAGTTACACGAGCTGCTTTAAAAAg GCAAATAACAGAACAGCCTGAAACTGCTATAAAAAG ACGAAAAATAGAACACGCTAAAACGTCACCTGTTCATGAAACTTCTATAAGTCCTAATACAGAAGATATTATGGAAAAT GATATTTATTCAGCGTTGATAGATGATCTTCAAACATGTAAGATAGGTAATGAAATTCCTGTTACTGAACAGTTGGACACTGTAAGTATAAATTCTAGAGGTATGATTGAACAAGACATTGATGAAATTGAGCAAGACCTTCATAAAACACCTTCTGAAGATTTTAACTTC ATCATAGAACCTAACTCTACGACTAGCCCACCATTTGTTATCGAAGGTCGTAGAATCatagattttaattatttcatgGATCAAATAAAGGCCATGTCCGCTCATAACCCAGGCTTAGGCTGCGCACTAAGCAATATGGAAATTACGAAAGAACAACTCGTTGGCTTACAGTCAGTTACACACTTCAAATGTAATATGTGTAATCAAAGCTTTGCTATAAACTCGTGCGCAAATCATCAGGAAATGACTGTAAGTCACGCCGCCGTGACAGGATCAATATTAATTGGCTGTGGGCGAACAAATTTGAATGAATTGCTAACATCCATGGACTTACCAACTTTAAATGGAAGATTATACAATAAGTGTCACAATGATGTTTCTGATTGGTGGGCAACTGCTGCTGAACATAGCATGAAAGAAGCTGCCAAAGAAGAAGCTCAAATAGCAGCTGAATGCGGAGATACGATCAACGGCATTCCTGCAATTACAGTTGTTGCTGATGCATGTTGGTCTAAACGCTCTTACAGGACAAACTATTCTGCAGCATCAGGAGCAGCTGCAATTATAGGTTATAAAACAG GTAAAGTGCTTCATATGGCCGTTAAAAATAAGTACTGTACAATTTGCGCCAGATCAGTAGCCAAAAATCAATCTCCTCCCACTCACCAATGCAACAGGAATCATACTGGATCTTCCACCAGTATGGAACAGGTTAGCATAGTAGAAGGATTTAAAACTTCAGTGGCCACCCATAATCTAATCTATGCGACCCTGATAGCAGACGGTGACGCaagtacatataaaaaaattttgGAAAGTCGGCCATACTCAAACGTTCAGGTGCAAAAAATAGAGTGTTCCAACCATCTGCTTCGAAATTACTGCAGCAAGCTCATGCAGCTACAAAAAGACACATCTATTCCACTACCTGAAAGAAAATTATTACCAATGGAAAAAATAACTCGACTTCGTACAGCAGTAAGAGCCGCAGCTCGGTTTCGCAAGGCTCAGCACACGAATGAATCTGAGAAAATTATTAATCTCAAAAACGACATATTGaacagcccgaaacatgtccttGGTGACCACAGCGCTTGTGAAAATTATTACTGCACGGAAGAAAGGAGAACTGAAGAAAATTTGGTACCGCTGGCTAAGACATTATTTAGAAAACTATCAGCCCTAGCAAGTCAGATGGCACTCAATTCAAAAAGCTTGTTATATGACGTAAATAACAATCGCGCTGAACAATTCAATAGCATAGTGGCAAAACATGTAGGTGGCAAACGTATaaatttttcattgaaaaaatctTACACAGCTCGTTGTCACGCTGCTGTTGTATCATTTAACACCGGGAAGCCTTTGACCTGTTTGTACAaaacaaactttgaaaaaagTCCGAAAAAATCCATTAAAGATTTGGAATTGAAACGATGTGAGCGGAACCGTAGACGTAATAGAAGACCGggcataaagaaaaaaatagtgttCAGGAGTGACAAGAATGACTACGGTGAAAGTTGCCAAAAACCTGATATGACGCCAGAACAATACGAGACTGCCAAAGATCTGTTTTTGCAAAACTTGAAAGACTTAGTAGAGAAGCGACACGAAGTTGAACGCGACACCATACTGCAGGCAGAGAGTACACTGTGGCTGGAGCTACGAAGAAGCCTGTTGACAGCATCGTCTTTCAGCAAA GTTTGCAAAAGGAGGCCTAACACCAACTCTGCGCCACTCGTCAAGTCTCTTGTCTACTCGTACTCCTTAGGCAACGTAGCAGCTGTCAAGTATGGCAAGACTAATGAGACAGTAGCCATCAAGCAGCTGGAAAAGCAAGAAGGTGTCAACGTGCAGAAGTGTGGGCTCTTTATAGATTCcgagcatttttttttaggagCGTCTCCTGATGGCCTGTTTGAAGAGGGAATAGTAGAAATTAAATGCCCATATTCGGCGCGAAACACC ACCCCCGACCCCGAACAGGCCATCAtagacaaaaaaattaaattctggAAGACTGATGGTACGGTAAATACCAATCATGATTGGTATTATCAAATACAAGGCCAACTCCATATCAG ccaaaaaaatgtatgtttatttgcTGTATGGACGGGTGCTGAGTTCCGGCTCAAAtctataaaaattaataaagacGACCAATTTTGGACGAACAACATGGAACCAAAATTGATtcgtttttatcaaaattgtctTTTGCCAGAACTTGTCGACGGAAGGAAAAGTAGGACAATGCCAATTAGAAACATACTTTCCTAG